From a region of the Nitrospiraceae bacterium genome:
- a CDS encoding macro domain-containing protein yields MIKEVTGDILLSKAGAIAHGIAPNDDFKQGLALALREQWPGMYKDFRHYCQTYHPKPGSLWSWKGPSSPVIYNLFTQEPADDRQGRPGKASLPNVNHALQALKQELAANKVASVALPKLATGVGGLSWDEVAPVLTALLKDAGIPVYLYTTYRKGVAAQEA; encoded by the coding sequence ATGATCAAAGAAGTGACCGGTGACATTCTGCTTTCGAAAGCCGGCGCCATCGCCCACGGCATCGCGCCGAACGACGATTTCAAACAGGGCTTGGCGCTCGCATTGCGCGAGCAGTGGCCAGGCATGTACAAGGATTTTCGCCACTACTGTCAAACCTACCATCCCAAACCCGGAAGCCTTTGGTCGTGGAAAGGACCGAGTTCTCCCGTCATTTACAATCTGTTTACGCAGGAGCCGGCCGACGATCGGCAGGGGCGGCCCGGGAAGGCTTCGCTCCCGAACGTGAACCACGCCTTACAGGCGCTCAAGCAGGAGTTGGCCGCCAACAAGGTCGCGAGTGTAGCCCTGCCGAAACTTGCCACAGGGGTAGGGGGCTTGAGCTGGGATGAGGTGGCACCGGTGTTGACGGCGCTCCTCAAGGATGCCGGCATTCCCGTCTACCTGTATACGACCTATCGAAAGGGAGTTGCGGCGCAGGAAGCCTAG
- the otsB gene encoding trehalose-phosphatase, with the protein MQYLLRAPGKRALQRLVDEPSTLYAFDFDGTLARIVQDRDAPKLSQPIRSALEALSAHAATAIISGRSLADLRPRINGAAAHLVGNHGLEGLHTSAQVMQQALECCQAWKRTVGKFEETLTHSGVVLEDKIYSLTFHYRQACSPKVAREAVFQAIAQLMPPPRLVLGKAVVNVIPSGTPHKGAAMLELMHQLKSSAALYVGDDDTDEDVFSIPDDRIMTVRIGKKVRSAARYYLERQAETAALLQYLVEAHSAGRSR; encoded by the coding sequence ATGCAGTATCTTCTCCGAGCTCCAGGCAAACGGGCATTGCAACGCCTGGTAGATGAGCCATCGACTCTGTACGCGTTCGACTTCGACGGCACGCTCGCGCGCATCGTCCAGGATCGGGACGCCCCCAAGCTGTCGCAGCCGATTCGGAGCGCGCTCGAAGCCTTGAGCGCCCACGCCGCGACCGCGATCATTTCTGGTCGTTCCCTCGCGGATCTTCGCCCACGCATCAATGGAGCTGCCGCCCACCTGGTGGGGAACCACGGTCTGGAAGGTCTCCACACCTCCGCTCAGGTCATGCAGCAGGCGTTGGAGTGCTGTCAGGCCTGGAAGCGCACGGTGGGAAAATTCGAAGAGACGCTCACGCACAGCGGGGTGGTGCTCGAGGACAAGATCTATTCGCTCACCTTTCATTACCGACAGGCCTGCTCACCCAAGGTAGCCCGCGAGGCCGTCTTTCAAGCGATCGCGCAGCTCATGCCGCCGCCTCGGCTGGTATTGGGGAAGGCCGTGGTCAACGTCATTCCCTCCGGCACACCCCACAAGGGCGCCGCGATGCTGGAGCTGATGCATCAACTCAAGAGCTCGGCCGCGCTCTACGTCGGAGACGACGATACCGATGAGGACGTGTTTTCCATTCCGGACGACCGGATCATGACCGTGCGGATCGGGAAGAAGGTGCGGTCTGCAGCCCGCTACTATCTGGAGCGGCAGGCCGAGACCGCGGCATTGCTTCAGTACCTCGTCGAGGCGCACAGCGCGGGTCGCTCCCGCTAG
- a CDS encoding trehalose-6-phosphate synthase gives MRLSLRFVLPLLLVLAAVAYGVVPLVDSLTLKWFTRDLESRSRLLASTMEAPLAELVASRSRTKIFAYFHKVIQDERLYALGFCDSQNRLLYQTLTYPDQLSCESLADLPAGTSDVVNLAQGPLHVVAATIQAGGKAHGRLMLVHDMSFVHQRSTDTKWYIFYLFAGLAAVISMVTVMVAHISWRGWVLGVRAMLNRGGLPSLSGQVHSSELHPVAQDLHELVRELEADRRMRDESQITWSPASLKTILHEHLSGDEILIVSNRQPYIHNRRGQKIEVQTPASGLVSALEPVMRACSGVWIAHGNGSADREVVDARDHVKVPPDHPSYDIRRIWLTPDEEAGYYYGFANEGLWPLCHNAHVRPTFRTSDWERYVSVNERFAQAVIEEATTDDPVVLVQDYHFALLPKMVREKLPNATIIMFWHIPWPNAESYGICPWRKEILEGLLGSSIVGFHTRVHCNNFIYSIDRILEARIDRDTSTVSYGGKLTAVNHYPISIEWPSRWIETQRPVPDCRQHIRERHAMGPDRLVGIGVDRLDYTKGIIERFLAVERLFELQPEWIGKFSFIQIAAPSRTIIDQYQHFHDQVYALTERINKRFGREGYEPIVLKVKHHEPPDVYEYYRASELCFVSSLHDGMNLVAKEFIAARDDEQGVLILSQFTGAVQELPEAVVVNPYDIDQCAAALHLALTMSPGEQRARMRSMRGLIQEFNVYRWAGRMLMDAARMRRRFRVMKQVGQTAGIVR, from the coding sequence ATGCGGCTCTCCCTGCGATTCGTACTTCCGCTCCTGCTGGTGTTGGCTGCCGTCGCCTACGGCGTGGTGCCCCTCGTCGACTCGCTGACCCTGAAATGGTTTACCCGAGACCTCGAAAGCCGGTCGCGCCTGCTGGCCAGCACTATGGAGGCGCCGCTGGCCGAGTTGGTGGCTTCACGCTCCCGCACGAAGATCTTTGCCTACTTCCACAAGGTTATTCAAGACGAGCGTCTCTACGCGCTGGGCTTTTGTGACTCGCAGAACCGGCTGCTCTATCAAACGTTGACCTATCCCGATCAGCTCTCGTGCGAGAGCCTGGCTGATCTTCCTGCCGGCACGTCCGACGTGGTGAACCTCGCGCAGGGACCGTTGCATGTGGTGGCGGCTACGATTCAAGCCGGAGGGAAAGCCCATGGCCGGTTGATGCTGGTCCACGACATGAGTTTCGTGCATCAACGCAGCACCGACACGAAATGGTACATCTTCTACCTCTTCGCCGGGCTCGCCGCGGTCATCTCCATGGTCACGGTGATGGTGGCCCATATCAGTTGGCGCGGGTGGGTATTGGGCGTCCGGGCGATGCTGAATCGAGGCGGATTGCCGTCGCTGAGCGGCCAGGTCCATTCGTCGGAATTGCACCCGGTGGCGCAGGACCTACATGAACTGGTCCGAGAACTTGAAGCGGATCGACGCATGCGCGACGAGAGCCAGATCACATGGAGCCCCGCGAGTCTCAAGACCATTTTGCATGAACACCTCTCCGGCGACGAAATCTTGATTGTCTCCAACCGGCAGCCGTACATCCACAATCGGCGCGGACAAAAGATCGAGGTGCAGACGCCGGCGAGCGGCCTCGTATCGGCCTTGGAACCGGTCATGCGCGCCTGCTCCGGTGTCTGGATCGCCCATGGCAATGGGTCGGCTGACCGGGAAGTGGTGGATGCGAGGGACCACGTGAAGGTGCCGCCCGACCACCCGTCCTACGACATTCGGCGGATCTGGCTGACTCCCGATGAAGAGGCGGGATACTACTACGGCTTCGCCAACGAGGGCCTGTGGCCGCTCTGCCACAACGCGCACGTGCGACCCACGTTTCGGACGTCGGATTGGGAACGGTATGTCTCGGTCAATGAGCGGTTCGCGCAGGCCGTCATCGAGGAAGCCACGACCGACGATCCCGTCGTGCTGGTCCAGGATTATCACTTCGCACTGCTTCCTAAGATGGTGCGGGAGAAACTGCCAAACGCCACGATCATCATGTTCTGGCATATTCCCTGGCCCAATGCCGAGAGCTACGGCATTTGTCCTTGGCGAAAGGAAATCCTGGAAGGGTTGCTGGGCAGCAGCATCGTGGGTTTCCACACGCGGGTGCACTGCAATAATTTCATTTATTCCATCGACCGGATCCTCGAGGCTCGCATCGATCGGGATACGTCCACGGTTTCCTACGGCGGCAAGTTGACCGCGGTGAATCATTACCCGATCTCGATCGAGTGGCCTTCGCGCTGGATCGAGACGCAGCGGCCGGTACCTGATTGCCGGCAGCACATCCGCGAGCGGCATGCGATGGGACCGGATCGGCTCGTGGGCATCGGAGTCGATCGGCTGGATTACACGAAAGGGATCATCGAGCGGTTCCTGGCCGTGGAGCGGTTGTTCGAATTGCAGCCCGAGTGGATCGGCAAATTTTCGTTCATCCAAATCGCGGCGCCGAGCCGGACCATCATCGATCAATACCAGCACTTCCACGACCAGGTCTATGCGCTCACCGAACGGATCAACAAGCGGTTCGGGCGCGAGGGCTATGAGCCGATCGTGCTTAAGGTGAAACACCACGAGCCGCCGGACGTGTACGAGTACTATCGGGCGTCGGAGCTCTGCTTCGTGAGCAGTCTTCACGATGGGATGAACTTGGTGGCGAAGGAATTTATCGCGGCTCGTGACGATGAGCAGGGAGTCCTCATCCTCAGCCAGTTCACGGGCGCGGTGCAGGAACTTCCGGAGGCGGTCGTCGTCAACCCCTACGACATCGACCAGTGCGCGGCGGCGCTGCATTTGGCGCTGACCATGAGCCCCGGCGAGCAGCGGGCCCGCATGCGCAGTATGCGCGGACTCATTCAGGAGTTTAATGTCTACCGCTGGGCAGGACGAATGCTCATGGATGCGGCTCGGATGCGTCGCCGGTTCCGCGTGATGAAGCAAGTAGGGCAAACGGCCGGAATCGTTCGCTGA
- a CDS encoding glycoside hydrolase family 15 protein: MVGSMYPYGLIGNCHVSAHIHESGSVDWLCLPRPDSEPVFGRMLDPDGGHFSISSPIDAAQVKTTQRYLPNTNILVTEVSTSKGDTFRITDFCPRFEQYGRVYRPAALFRIVEPLAGTPSIQVSCRPVTGWGKEYARGMRGNSHVRYDIRGEYLRLLTNMPLTYLYEERRFALTDKTYFALTWGLGVEDDLAKVSHEFLDQTARYWRTWVKHCSIPVLHQEEVIRSALALKLHCYEDTGAILAALTTSLPEDPGGPRNWDYRFCWLRDAYFSLTAFHNLGHFEEMEGFLKFLLNIAYAHEHSRERLAPVYTLSQDLPLPETEHQNWSGFRGSAPVRNNNQAAEHVQNDVYGELVLTLAPIFSDNRFYDLRTKDHEQLVANLARLCERNIAQADAGLWEIRNGWQEHSFSNLMCWAGLDRAYRMQRAGFLPSLTSDIGAARARAEQALLKASKDGALRNGPNDDTFDASLAQAPILGFPNREVCEATMKQIAQELSVRTDGRDTGFYFRYLRTDDFGRPKSSFVICSFWVVQALAKLGHMAEAQRIMAQVLTGANHLGLFAEHFVPETRTQLGNFPQAYSHVGLINAAFAVSPHWADTL, translated from the coding sequence ATGGTCGGAAGCATGTATCCGTACGGACTGATCGGAAACTGCCACGTCTCGGCCCATATCCATGAATCCGGCTCCGTCGATTGGCTCTGCCTGCCGCGGCCCGATAGCGAACCGGTCTTTGGCCGCATGCTGGATCCGGACGGTGGGCATTTTTCCATATCAAGCCCGATCGACGCCGCACAAGTCAAGACAACACAACGCTATTTGCCCAATACAAATATTCTCGTCACCGAGGTGTCCACGTCCAAAGGTGACACATTCCGCATCACCGATTTTTGTCCGCGGTTCGAACAGTATGGTCGGGTGTACCGGCCGGCCGCGCTCTTCCGAATTGTCGAACCCTTGGCCGGCACTCCCTCCATTCAAGTCAGTTGCCGTCCAGTCACCGGATGGGGCAAGGAATATGCCCGGGGCATGCGTGGTAACAGCCATGTCCGCTACGACATCCGAGGGGAATACCTCCGACTCCTGACCAACATGCCGCTTACGTACCTGTATGAAGAGCGGCGGTTTGCCCTCACGGACAAGACCTACTTTGCCTTGACCTGGGGCTTGGGCGTGGAGGACGACCTCGCCAAGGTCAGCCACGAGTTCCTCGACCAGACGGCCCGCTACTGGCGCACCTGGGTGAAGCATTGTTCGATTCCGGTTCTCCACCAGGAAGAGGTCATTCGATCGGCCTTGGCACTGAAGCTCCATTGCTATGAAGATACCGGTGCCATCCTGGCCGCCCTGACGACGAGCCTCCCGGAGGATCCCGGAGGTCCCCGAAATTGGGACTACCGGTTCTGCTGGCTGCGTGATGCGTACTTTTCGCTGACGGCTTTCCATAACCTCGGTCACTTCGAGGAAATGGAAGGGTTCCTCAAATTCCTGCTCAACATCGCCTATGCCCACGAGCATTCCCGGGAACGCTTGGCTCCGGTCTACACGCTGAGCCAGGATCTGCCCCTGCCCGAAACCGAGCACCAAAATTGGAGCGGCTTCCGCGGCAGCGCCCCGGTGCGCAACAACAACCAGGCCGCCGAGCATGTGCAGAACGACGTCTACGGAGAGTTGGTGCTCACACTCGCGCCGATCTTCTCCGACAATCGGTTTTACGATCTGCGCACAAAGGACCACGAGCAACTCGTCGCGAACCTCGCGCGGCTCTGTGAGCGAAACATCGCGCAGGCGGATGCGGGCCTCTGGGAAATCCGCAACGGCTGGCAGGAACATTCCTTTTCGAATTTGATGTGCTGGGCCGGGCTCGACCGTGCCTATCGGATGCAGCGGGCGGGGTTCCTGCCTTCACTCACGTCTGATATCGGCGCCGCGCGGGCGCGGGCCGAACAGGCGCTGTTGAAGGCCTCAAAAGATGGCGCCCTGCGCAACGGTCCGAATGATGACACCTTCGATGCCTCTTTGGCACAGGCCCCGATCCTCGGCTTTCCAAATCGCGAGGTCTGCGAAGCCACCATGAAACAGATCGCGCAGGAACTGTCCGTCCGAACCGACGGGCGTGACACGGGCTTCTACTTCCGCTATCTCCGGACCGACGATTTCGGCCGCCCCAAATCCAGCTTCGTCATCTGCTCATTCTGGGTCGTGCAGGCCTTGGCCAAGCTCGGGCACATGGCCGAGGCGCAACGCATCATGGCGCAGGTCCTGACAGGGGCCAATCACCTGGGTCTCTTCGCCGAACACTTCGTGCCGGAAACCAGAACGCAGCTCGGCAATTTCCCGCAAGCCTACTCCCACGTCGGGCTCATCAATGCCGCCTTTGCGGTGAGTCCGCACTGGGCCGACACCCTCTAG
- a CDS encoding EamA family transporter, with product MWWTYALLSAFFAALTTIFAKVGVADVTPNLATAIRTIVILIMAWGIVAATGETAGLPLVSARSLLFLTLSAVATGLSWMCYFQALQVGQATAVAGIDKTSLVMTLVLAVMFLGEPLALKSVAGVLLILGGALLLIR from the coding sequence ATGTGGTGGACTTACGCGCTTCTCTCGGCATTCTTCGCAGCCCTTACCACCATTTTTGCGAAGGTCGGCGTCGCTGACGTCACGCCGAATTTGGCGACGGCAATCCGCACCATCGTCATCCTCATCATGGCGTGGGGGATCGTCGCGGCGACGGGAGAAACGGCGGGACTGCCGCTCGTGTCCGCTCGGTCACTGCTGTTCCTGACGTTGTCGGCCGTGGCGACGGGGCTTTCGTGGATGTGTTACTTCCAAGCGCTGCAGGTCGGCCAAGCCACGGCGGTCGCGGGAATCGACAAGACCAGCCTGGTCATGACGCTGGTCCTGGCTGTGATGTTCTTGGGTGAGCCTCTGGCCTTGAAGTCCGTGGCAGGCGTCTTGCTGATCCTGGGCGGGGCCTTGCTGCTGATCCGCTGA
- the tmpT gene encoding thiopurine S-methyltransferase has product MDAQFWHDRWKKNEIGFHQSEPNPLLVKYVDELSLTKGSRVFLPLCGKTLDIGWLLSRDYRVAGAELSALAVEQLFAKLGVTPTITKVDTLDHYRAPQLDIFVGDIFKVTPELLGPVDAVYDRAALVALPPSMRNRYSAHLTTLTANAPQLLISFEYDQQVMEGPPFSVDNEEIRRHYGEQYDITLLTSLDVPGGLKGRCPATESVYLLKKKSRGGS; this is encoded by the coding sequence ATGGACGCGCAGTTTTGGCATGATCGGTGGAAGAAGAATGAGATTGGGTTTCACCAGAGCGAACCCAATCCCCTTCTCGTCAAATACGTCGACGAACTGTCGCTGACGAAAGGGAGTCGCGTGTTTCTGCCGCTCTGCGGCAAGACGCTCGATATCGGTTGGTTGTTGTCTCGCGATTATCGGGTGGCCGGAGCCGAATTGAGCGCCCTGGCCGTTGAACAATTGTTCGCGAAGCTCGGCGTGACGCCGACGATCACGAAGGTCGACACACTCGATCACTATCGTGCCCCGCAGCTCGACATCTTCGTAGGCGACATCTTCAAGGTCACGCCTGAGCTACTGGGTCCGGTTGATGCCGTGTATGACCGAGCAGCCTTGGTCGCCCTACCGCCGTCAATGCGCAACCGATACAGCGCGCACTTGACCACCCTCACCGCGAATGCGCCGCAACTACTTATCTCCTTCGAGTACGACCAGCAGGTGATGGAGGGACCGCCCTTCTCGGTCGACAACGAAGAGATCCGGCGGCACTACGGCGAGCAATATGACATCACCCTGCTGACCAGCCTCGATGTCCCCGGCGGCCTCAAGGGCCGCTGCCCGGCCACCGAAAGCGTGTACCTTCTTAAAAAGAAATCTCGCGGCGGGTCGTGA